A region from the Desulfomonile tiedjei genome encodes:
- the asnS gene encoding asparagine--tRNA ligase — MDWITIDQISRYEGKQVELRGWIANRRSSGKIRFLQFRDGHGTIQCVVLVDQVSSDVFELADRVPYESSVIVRGEVRKDPRSPLGFELTVHDMTLVHEAEPYPIAKKEHGVGFLMDQRHLWLRSSRQVALLKIRSVLSRTARAFFDDLGFVSVEAPVLTPTACEGTTSLFEVAYFDRSAYLTQSGQLYGEAAAMALGQIYVHGPTFRAEKSKTRRHLTEFWMIEPEMAFWELPQAIDLAEQLVCRIVENILDECSRHLEILERDRGPLEKVSPPFPRITYSDAVEILKQHDTPFNWGDDFGAEEEAVLSGAFEKPVFVTHYPAGVKAFYMKRDQSDPRLALAVDLLAPEGYGEIIGGGQREDSLEKLEARIADHNLDRAPLEWYLDLRRYGSVPHSGFGLGIERTLAWIAGIHHVREAIAFPRLMDRLYP, encoded by the coding sequence ATGGACTGGATTACGATCGACCAGATTTCTCGGTACGAAGGCAAACAGGTGGAGCTGCGCGGATGGATCGCCAACCGGCGGTCATCCGGAAAGATCCGGTTTCTTCAATTTCGGGACGGCCACGGGACAATCCAATGCGTGGTCCTTGTGGACCAGGTCTCGTCCGATGTGTTTGAACTCGCTGACCGAGTTCCTTACGAATCTTCAGTAATCGTACGCGGTGAAGTGAGGAAGGATCCGCGCTCTCCGCTCGGCTTCGAGCTGACGGTCCACGACATGACCTTGGTTCATGAAGCAGAGCCTTACCCTATTGCAAAGAAAGAGCACGGAGTCGGCTTCCTTATGGATCAGCGTCACCTTTGGCTGAGATCTTCTCGACAGGTGGCGCTCCTGAAAATTCGTTCCGTGTTGTCCCGGACGGCGAGGGCTTTTTTTGACGATCTCGGATTCGTTTCCGTGGAAGCGCCCGTACTTACGCCAACGGCCTGTGAAGGCACCACGTCGCTTTTTGAGGTAGCCTACTTCGACCGTTCAGCATACCTGACCCAGTCCGGGCAGTTGTACGGCGAAGCCGCGGCCATGGCCCTGGGACAGATTTACGTTCATGGTCCGACTTTTCGCGCGGAAAAATCCAAGACGCGGCGCCACCTAACCGAATTCTGGATGATTGAGCCCGAGATGGCTTTCTGGGAGCTGCCTCAAGCGATTGATCTTGCGGAACAACTTGTTTGCAGGATCGTGGAGAACATTCTCGACGAGTGTTCCAGACATCTGGAGATCCTGGAACGAGATCGCGGTCCCCTGGAGAAAGTGAGCCCACCATTCCCCCGAATTACTTATTCCGACGCGGTTGAAATCCTCAAGCAGCACGACACCCCATTCAACTGGGGCGATGACTTTGGAGCGGAAGAAGAGGCGGTGCTCTCGGGAGCCTTTGAAAAGCCTGTCTTTGTAACGCACTATCCCGCGGGCGTTAAAGCGTTCTATATGAAAAGAGATCAGTCAGACCCCCGGCTGGCCCTTGCCGTGGATTTGCTGGCACCGGAAGGCTACGGTGAAATCATTGGCGGCGGCCAACGAGAAGATTCCCTGGAGAAGCTTGAAGCCAGGATAGCGGACCACAACCTCGACCGAGCACCCCTGGAATGGTACCTGGACCTGCGCAGGTACGGTTCGGTTCCTCATTCGGGATTCGGCTTGGGAATTGAGCGCACGCTAGCCTGGATCGCGGGCATACACCACGTCAGGGAGGCCATTGCCTTCCCGAGACTGATGGACCGACTGTACCCTTAG
- a CDS encoding PilZ domain-containing protein — protein MSDKEKRQFTRIPFRTEAKISTSNKVISSNKLRNISLGGAFVEVAEYLPEGEPCVLNVDLIGPASLLRIQVDGFIVRVEDAGIAVRFSRIDLDSLIHLRHLIKVHSLDPDVVDNEFAENLLEIKQPS, from the coding sequence ATGTCGGACAAAGAAAAAAGACAGTTCACACGAATACCGTTCCGGACCGAAGCGAAGATATCCACGAGCAACAAAGTCATATCGTCCAACAAATTGCGAAATATAAGCCTCGGGGGAGCTTTTGTGGAGGTCGCTGAATACCTTCCGGAAGGTGAACCTTGCGTGCTGAATGTAGACCTGATTGGCCCGGCAAGCCTTTTGAGGATACAAGTGGACGGATTTATTGTTCGTGTGGAAGATGCGGGTATTGCCGTGAGATTTAGCAGAATCGACCTGGACAGCCTAATTCATCTCCGCCACTTGATCAAAGTTCACTCCTTGGACCCTGATGTTGTGGACAACGAATTCGCAGAAAACCTTTTGGAAATTAAACAACCGAGTTGA
- a CDS encoding translation initiation factor IF-3: MKGRPRVPVPVEPKVRVNQKIRALKVRVISPDGEQLGILDVPTALQKAEEHGLDLVEVAPNVDPPVCRIMDYGRYRYEESKKEHERKKKQAIVVVKEIKLRPKTEEHDLDYKVKRLKEFIADKFKVKVTVMFRGREITHPEQAHAIIDKVIQLVGEDAQVEQPAKFEGRNMTLILGPK; the protein is encoded by the coding sequence ATGAAAGGAAGGCCAAGAGTTCCAGTTCCCGTGGAACCTAAGGTCAGGGTGAACCAGAAGATACGTGCACTGAAGGTGCGGGTCATTTCACCCGATGGAGAGCAACTTGGGATACTGGATGTGCCGACCGCCTTGCAGAAGGCGGAGGAACACGGACTGGATCTTGTCGAGGTTGCTCCAAACGTGGATCCGCCCGTGTGCCGAATTATGGACTACGGACGCTACCGCTACGAGGAAAGCAAGAAAGAGCATGAAAGAAAAAAGAAACAAGCCATCGTAGTGGTGAAGGAGATTAAACTCAGGCCCAAAACGGAAGAACATGACCTTGACTACAAGGTAAAGAGGCTTAAAGAATTTATTGCAGATAAGTTCAAAGTTAAGGTCACCGTCATGTTCAGGGGGAGAGAGATTACTCATCCCGAGCAAGCTCATGCTATCATTGACAAGGTGATTCAGTTGGTGGGGGAAGACGCGCAAGTGGAACAACCGGCCAAATTTGAGGGCCGCAACATGACGCTGATTCTCGGCCCCAAATAA
- the thrS gene encoding threonine--tRNA ligase: protein MKSSIEIQIQGGNKSYPPGITPAEILRDISIQNGRDILAAELNGKSVDLAAPLTDPGVLEFVSAYSPKGLDILRHSAAHVMAQAVKELFPDVRVAIGPSIEDGFYYDFDVSRPFTPEDLEKIESRMHEIVKSKLPFRRMVLSKEEATRFFEEKGEIYKVELIQGVEDESVSLYSQGEFTDLCRGPHIPHSGFIKAFKLMKVAGAYWRGDERNPMLQRIYGTAFPSREDLERHLHLIEEAKKRDHRKLGKELDLFSIVDEAGPGLVIWHPKGAMLRYLVEEFERTEHLKRGYQMVVGPQILKRELWERSGHFDNYRDNMYFTTVDEIDYGIKPMNCLAHMLIYKSRIRSYRDLPLRYFELGTVHRHEKSGVLHGLLRVRQFTQDDAHILCTPEQLNDEIVGIVRFVQEVMGIFGFDYTMELSTRPEKSIGTDEDWERATNALERALKGLNADYEVNEGDGAFYGPKIDIKLKDALSRSWQCATIQCDFTLPDRFDLTYVDSDGQRKRPVMIHRVVLGAIERFIGVLIEHYSGLFPLWLSPIQAVIMTITDRQQQYAQEMADLLTKEGVRLETDLRNEKIGFKIREARGQKIPYMLIVGDKEVANRTLAVRKRGEEQTSMLSLDEFLSMFREEVAGRS from the coding sequence ATGAAGTCTTCCATAGAAATTCAGATCCAAGGTGGAAACAAGTCTTATCCGCCTGGTATTACTCCCGCAGAGATTCTCAGGGACATCAGTATACAGAACGGTCGCGACATTCTTGCGGCAGAGTTGAACGGCAAGTCCGTGGACCTTGCCGCGCCGCTGACAGACCCCGGTGTGCTTGAATTCGTCAGCGCTTACTCTCCGAAAGGACTTGACATACTACGCCATTCCGCGGCCCACGTCATGGCTCAGGCGGTCAAGGAACTCTTCCCTGACGTCAGGGTTGCTATTGGTCCTTCTATCGAAGACGGCTTCTACTACGATTTTGACGTTTCCAGACCCTTCACTCCTGAAGATCTTGAGAAGATCGAAAGCCGCATGCACGAAATTGTGAAGAGCAAGCTTCCTTTTAGACGAATGGTATTGTCCAAGGAGGAAGCCACGCGTTTCTTCGAGGAAAAAGGCGAAATCTACAAGGTCGAGTTAATTCAAGGTGTGGAAGACGAATCCGTAAGCCTATACTCGCAAGGTGAGTTCACTGACCTGTGCCGTGGGCCGCACATTCCGCACTCCGGGTTTATAAAAGCTTTCAAGCTGATGAAGGTTGCAGGGGCTTACTGGCGAGGGGACGAACGTAACCCCATGCTGCAGCGGATATACGGGACCGCTTTTCCTTCCAGGGAGGATTTGGAGAGGCACCTGCACCTTATCGAAGAGGCCAAGAAGCGCGATCACCGGAAGCTGGGAAAGGAACTGGACCTTTTCTCCATCGTTGATGAGGCCGGCCCCGGCTTGGTCATATGGCACCCCAAGGGCGCTATGCTCCGGTACCTCGTAGAAGAATTCGAGAGAACCGAACACCTGAAGCGTGGCTATCAGATGGTTGTCGGCCCACAGATCCTCAAACGCGAGCTTTGGGAAAGGTCCGGGCATTTCGACAACTACCGCGACAACATGTATTTTACGACTGTGGACGAGATCGACTATGGGATTAAGCCCATGAACTGTCTCGCTCACATGCTGATCTACAAATCCAGGATACGTTCGTACCGTGACCTGCCGTTGAGGTACTTTGAACTGGGGACCGTTCACCGCCACGAGAAAAGCGGCGTGCTCCACGGGCTCTTGCGAGTCCGACAATTCACCCAGGACGATGCGCACATCCTGTGTACGCCGGAACAACTGAACGATGAAATAGTGGGAATTGTCAGGTTTGTTCAAGAAGTCATGGGAATTTTCGGATTCGATTATACTATGGAACTGAGCACTCGCCCCGAAAAGTCAATCGGCACGGACGAGGACTGGGAAAGGGCGACCAATGCTCTTGAAAGGGCTTTGAAAGGCCTGAACGCCGATTACGAGGTCAATGAGGGTGATGGAGCTTTCTATGGGCCGAAAATTGACATAAAACTAAAGGACGCTCTGTCTCGCTCCTGGCAATGCGCCACCATTCAATGCGACTTTACTCTTCCGGACCGATTCGATTTGACCTACGTGGACTCCGACGGCCAGCGCAAGCGGCCGGTGATGATTCATCGCGTCGTCCTGGGCGCAATTGAGCGTTTCATCGGGGTCTTGATCGAGCACTATTCGGGGCTTTTCCCGCTGTGGCTATCACCCATACAGGCTGTGATCATGACTATTACGGATAGGCAACAGCAGTACGCTCAGGAGATGGCCGATTTGCTGACGAAAGAAGGGGTTAGACTGGAAACGGACCTTCGAAACGAGAAGATCGGGTTCAAAATCCGGGAAGCTCGCGGCCAGAAAATCCCTTATATGTTAATTGTTGGGGACAAGGAAGTGGCCAACCGGACTCTCGCGGTTCGCAAAAGAGGAGAGGAGCAGACATCAATGCTGTCCCTCGATGAATTCTTGTCCATGTTCCGTGAAGAGGTCGCCGGACGGTCATGA
- a CDS encoding TlpA family protein disulfide reductase: MKFTFGKAALLALTLSAIILAYAQLTYAAGASDANIFVYPKPFKIADLVLRNPSGQRVSLSDYQGKVVLLHFWSIQCPACRMEEPDLHHLKKTFGPQGLEVLGVNLVDSPQAITGYAVANQMPFPVLFDGGQGFKLQVVNMAGKNTAFVVTPGREAVLEVPGFPTTYILDCRGSAVGYSFGAARWNDGAALTLIKSLISEVKTCRPRISMNVPGTWSLW; the protein is encoded by the coding sequence ATGAAATTCACCTTCGGCAAAGCTGCTCTTCTCGCTCTAACCCTGTCCGCGATCATCCTAGCTTACGCACAGCTTACATATGCAGCCGGCGCATCCGACGCCAATATTTTTGTTTATCCGAAACCGTTCAAAATTGCAGATCTTGTCTTAAGGAACCCATCGGGGCAGAGGGTTTCTTTGAGCGATTATCAAGGGAAAGTGGTCTTATTGCATTTTTGGTCAATCCAATGTCCGGCCTGCCGAATGGAGGAACCTGACCTGCATCATCTGAAGAAGACCTTTGGTCCCCAAGGCCTCGAAGTCCTGGGAGTCAATTTGGTGGACTCGCCGCAGGCCATCACCGGATACGCCGTTGCCAACCAGATGCCCTTTCCGGTCCTGTTTGATGGCGGCCAGGGATTCAAGCTGCAAGTGGTAAACATGGCGGGCAAGAATACGGCCTTCGTGGTAACTCCGGGGCGAGAAGCCGTCCTGGAGGTCCCGGGTTTCCCCACTACCTACATCCTCGATTGCCGTGGCAGTGCGGTGGGATACAGCTTCGGTGCCGCCCGCTGGAATGATGGGGCCGCGCTTACCCTCATAAAGAGCCTGATTTCAGAGGTCAAGACATGCCGCCCGCGCATCTCGATGAATGTTCCCGGGACCTGGTCTCTATGGTAA
- the rapZ gene encoding RNase adapter RapZ, with protein MKRKVVIITGLSGSGKSTVARTLEDAGFFCVDNLPVDLLPKLLELSDALAEELTRLALVIDLRQRKFFPRYPTILDALDFKETSLEILFVDARDEVLIRRYSETRRQHPLAPAGNVMEGIRRERQELKEIRERADWVIDTSDMTVHQLREEIKRVFATSPGDALKITVESFSFGKGLPMESDLVLDVRFLPNPYFVEELKAKDGRDTEVAEWVFSHETTRKFLEKLTGLLLFLLPLYMKEGKQYLTIAVGCTGGRHRSVVVAEHVSRFLVENGYKGVELRHRELSR; from the coding sequence ATGAAGCGAAAAGTTGTAATCATCACAGGCCTTTCGGGGTCAGGGAAATCTACTGTGGCTCGCACGCTTGAGGATGCCGGTTTCTTCTGCGTGGACAACTTGCCTGTGGATCTTCTCCCCAAACTGCTGGAACTCAGTGACGCCCTGGCGGAAGAACTGACGCGTCTGGCGCTGGTGATAGATCTTCGCCAACGCAAGTTTTTCCCTCGATATCCGACCATCCTGGACGCCCTGGACTTTAAGGAGACCTCCCTGGAAATCCTTTTCGTGGACGCGAGAGACGAGGTGCTCATCCGCCGGTACAGCGAAACTCGACGCCAACATCCGTTGGCCCCCGCGGGAAACGTCATGGAGGGGATTAGACGCGAACGACAGGAACTGAAAGAGATTCGAGAGCGCGCGGACTGGGTCATAGACACGTCCGACATGACGGTTCACCAGTTGCGTGAAGAGATCAAAAGGGTCTTTGCGACATCCCCGGGCGATGCTTTGAAGATTACCGTGGAGTCCTTCAGTTTTGGCAAAGGCCTCCCGATGGAGTCCGATTTGGTGCTGGATGTTCGCTTCTTGCCCAACCCGTATTTTGTGGAGGAATTGAAGGCCAAGGACGGCCGTGACACCGAAGTGGCCGAGTGGGTCTTTTCGCATGAGACCACACGGAAGTTTCTGGAAAAACTCACCGGCCTGCTACTTTTTCTTTTGCCTCTTTACATGAAGGAGGGTAAGCAGTACCTTACGATCGCGGTGGGATGCACGGGAGGACGCCATCGATCGGTAGTCGTCGCTGAACATGTCTCTCGGTTCCTTGTGGAGAATGGCTACAAAGGCGTCGAGTTGAGACACAGAGAGTTGTCCCGCTGA
- a CDS encoding PTS sugar transporter subunit IIA produces MIGILVLTHGELGTQFINTARLIGLSSEEAVVALSIDPTESPDVLREQMSRTINKVDTGEGVLILTDLFGGTPCNLSLSFLEDGRVEVVTGLNLPMMIKAINSRSDHNLGSLAKLASEAGRDNIFLAGDVLRQRISRKGPGEKTG; encoded by the coding sequence ATGATCGGTATACTTGTTTTGACTCACGGCGAGCTTGGTACACAATTTATCAACACGGCTCGCTTGATAGGGTTGAGTTCGGAAGAGGCGGTCGTCGCACTGTCCATAGATCCCACGGAATCCCCGGATGTCCTCAGAGAGCAGATGTCGCGAACCATTAACAAGGTGGACACCGGAGAAGGTGTGCTCATCCTGACCGACCTGTTCGGCGGAACTCCGTGCAATCTTTCGCTTTCGTTTCTCGAGGACGGGAGGGTGGAGGTAGTGACCGGACTGAACCTTCCCATGATGATCAAAGCAATAAACTCCAGGTCGGACCACAATCTGGGCTCACTGGCAAAGCTGGCTTCCGAGGCCGGCAGAGACAATATCTTTTTGGCAGGAGATGTCCTGCGACAAAGGATTTCCCGAAAAGGACCCGGAGAGAAAACCGGCTGA
- the rimI gene encoding ribosomal protein S18-alanine N-acetyltransferase has translation MQVSDLDAVVAIEKVSFAAPWSRNMFLEEIANRAARLMVFKSEDTLVGYICFWEVLDEAHLMNVAVHPDYRGHGYGKFIMDQLEAMCLRDDLKRIILEVGRRNLPARRLYRKCGFSAIGFRKKYYSELQDDALVMEKWLGVHPNEEHDPNRTDAQ, from the coding sequence ATGCAAGTATCGGATCTTGACGCAGTAGTGGCTATTGAAAAGGTCTCCTTTGCCGCGCCGTGGTCAAGGAACATGTTCCTCGAGGAAATAGCCAACCGGGCCGCAAGGCTCATGGTTTTCAAGTCGGAAGATACTCTTGTAGGCTATATATGCTTCTGGGAGGTCCTTGATGAGGCTCATTTGATGAACGTCGCTGTTCATCCCGACTACCGCGGTCACGGATATGGGAAATTCATAATGGACCAACTGGAGGCCATGTGCTTGCGGGACGACCTCAAGAGAATTATCTTGGAAGTTGGGAGGCGAAACCTTCCCGCGAGGCGGCTCTACAGAAAATGTGGTTTTAGCGCCATTGGATTTCGGAAAAAATATTACAGCGAATTGCAGGATGATGCGCTGGTCATGGAAAAGTGGTTGGGGGTGCACCCGAATGAAGAGCATGATCCCAATAGGACGGACGCGCAGTGA
- a CDS encoding protein-L-isoaspartate(D-aspartate) O-methyltransferase produces the protein MVQVGLKGFGRTAISDPAVIKSMTRVPRHFFVPGAAKLLAYQDSALPIGHGQTVSQPYIVALMTQALELKPGMKVLEIGTGSGYQAAILAEITPDVFTIEIVKPLYEAARDRIGQLGYESVKVSLGDGYYGLKEAAPFDRIIVTCAALHIPPPLFDQLKPGGKMVIPVGGNFETQRLLLVTKDESGGRSSQTLELVRFVPLIRGAPDK, from the coding sequence ATGGTACAGGTCGGGCTGAAAGGATTTGGCCGGACCGCAATCAGCGACCCTGCTGTAATAAAATCCATGACTCGCGTCCCGCGTCATTTTTTTGTGCCCGGAGCGGCAAAACTGCTCGCTTACCAGGACAGCGCTCTTCCAATCGGTCACGGCCAGACTGTTTCCCAGCCCTACATTGTAGCCCTCATGACTCAGGCGCTGGAGCTGAAACCTGGGATGAAAGTGCTTGAAATAGGGACGGGTTCCGGTTATCAGGCTGCGATACTTGCCGAGATAACCCCTGACGTCTTCACCATAGAGATCGTAAAGCCCTTATACGAAGCTGCCAGGGACAGGATAGGGCAGCTTGGTTATGAGTCAGTGAAAGTAAGCCTCGGAGACGGATACTATGGCCTGAAAGAGGCTGCGCCCTTTGATCGTATCATTGTGACCTGTGCCGCACTCCACATCCCACCGCCCCTGTTCGACCAGTTGAAGCCCGGAGGCAAGATGGTCATTCCGGTGGGCGGAAATTTTGAGACCCAGCGACTTCTGCTGGTCACGAAGGATGAATCGGGCGGCCGCAGTTCGCAAACCCTGGAACTGGTGCGATTCGTACCCCTCATTCGAGGTGCTCCGGACAAGTGA